One Microvirga thermotolerans DNA window includes the following coding sequences:
- the trpA gene encoding tryptophan synthase subunit alpha has protein sequence MTKRIEARFEKCRAEGRAALVTYIMAGDPDPETSLAILKSLPKAGADIVEFGLPFTDPMADGPAIQAAGLRALKVGQTTAKTLDLVRRFRAEDRDTPVILMGYFNPIYVYGVDRFLADAREAGVDGLIVVDLPPEEDEELCLPALKAGLAFIRLATPTTDDRRLPAVLANTAGFVYYVSITGITGAATPDFGKVAAAVERIKRHTPLPVVVGFGVKSGAHAAEVAKGADGVVVGSALIDALKGTLDAEGRATSRTVEAVTTLVKELGEGVRSVAKRAAA, from the coding sequence ATGACCAAGCGCATCGAAGCCCGTTTCGAGAAGTGCCGCGCGGAAGGCCGTGCCGCCCTCGTGACCTACATCATGGCGGGAGACCCGGATCCGGAGACCTCCCTTGCGATCCTGAAGAGCCTGCCGAAGGCCGGGGCCGACATCGTCGAGTTCGGCCTGCCCTTCACGGATCCCATGGCCGACGGGCCGGCGATCCAGGCGGCGGGCCTGCGCGCCCTGAAGGTCGGCCAGACCACGGCGAAGACCCTCGACCTCGTGCGCCGCTTCCGGGCCGAGGACCGGGACACGCCGGTGATCCTCATGGGCTATTTCAACCCGATCTACGTCTACGGGGTTGACCGCTTCCTCGCCGACGCAAGGGAAGCGGGCGTCGACGGGCTGATCGTGGTGGACCTTCCGCCGGAGGAGGACGAGGAGCTGTGCCTCCCGGCCCTGAAGGCGGGCCTTGCCTTCATCCGCCTCGCGACACCGACGACGGACGACCGCCGCCTGCCGGCGGTGCTCGCCAACACGGCCGGGTTCGTCTATTACGTTTCCATCACCGGCATCACCGGGGCGGCGACGCCGGATTTCGGCAAGGTCGCCGCGGCGGTGGAGCGGATCAAGCGCCACACGCCCCTGCCCGTGGTGGTGGGCTTCGGCGTGAAGAGCGGTGCCCACGCGGCGGAGGTGGCGAAGGGCGCCGACGGGGTCGTGGTCGGCTCGGCGCTCATCGACGCGCTCAAGGGCACCCTCGATGCCGAGGGGCGCGCCACCTCGCGCACGGTCGAGGCCGTCACCACATTGGTGAAGGAGCTCGGCGAGGGCGTGCGCTCCGTCGCCAAGCGCGCGGCCGCATAG
- the trpB gene encoding tryptophan synthase subunit beta, which produces MFGGRFVAETLMPLILDLEKAYEEAKADPAFHAEMKAMMATYIGRPSPLYFAERMTEHLREVAAAAGLPGGAKIYFKREELNHTGAHKVNNVLGQILLARRMGKKRIIAETGAGQHGVATATLCARYGLECIVYMGAVDVERQKPNVFRMNMLGAKVVPVQSGTRTLKDAMNEALRDWVTNVADTFYCIGTVAGPHPYPAMVRDFQCVIGNETREQMLQAEGRLPDSLIACVGGGSNAIGLFHPFLDDRGVEIYGVEAAGHGLDKLHAASLTGGRPGVLHGNRTYLLMDGDGQIQDAHSISAGLDYPGIGPEHAWLHDVGRVTYISATDREALDAFQLCSRLEGILPALESSHALAKVVELAPKKPRDHLMVVNISGRGDKDVPQIAEILGVKL; this is translated from the coding sequence ATGTTCGGCGGCCGCTTCGTGGCCGAGACCCTGATGCCGCTCATCCTCGACCTGGAGAAGGCCTACGAGGAGGCCAAGGCCGACCCGGCCTTCCATGCCGAGATGAAGGCGATGATGGCGACCTATATCGGCCGCCCGAGCCCGCTCTATTTCGCCGAGCGCATGACCGAGCATCTCCGCGAGGTCGCGGCCGCCGCCGGCCTGCCGGGCGGGGCCAAGATCTACTTCAAGCGCGAGGAGCTGAACCACACCGGCGCCCACAAGGTGAACAACGTGCTGGGGCAGATCCTCCTCGCCCGCCGCATGGGCAAGAAGCGCATCATCGCCGAAACCGGCGCGGGCCAGCACGGGGTCGCGACCGCGACCCTCTGCGCCCGCTACGGGCTGGAATGCATCGTCTACATGGGCGCCGTCGACGTGGAGCGGCAGAAGCCCAACGTGTTTCGCATGAACATGCTGGGCGCCAAGGTGGTGCCGGTGCAGTCCGGCACCCGCACCCTCAAGGACGCCATGAACGAGGCCCTGCGCGACTGGGTCACCAACGTGGCCGACACCTTCTACTGCATCGGCACGGTGGCGGGGCCGCATCCCTACCCGGCCATGGTGCGCGACTTCCAGTGCGTCATCGGCAACGAGACCCGCGAGCAGATGCTGCAGGCGGAGGGCCGCCTGCCGGATTCGCTGATCGCCTGCGTCGGCGGCGGCTCCAACGCCATCGGCCTGTTCCATCCCTTCCTCGACGACCGGGGCGTGGAGATCTACGGGGTCGAGGCGGCGGGCCACGGGCTCGACAAACTCCACGCGGCATCGCTCACGGGCGGGCGGCCGGGCGTGCTGCACGGCAACCGCACCTATCTCCTGATGGACGGGGACGGGCAGATCCAGGACGCCCACTCGATCTCGGCGGGCCTCGACTATCCGGGCATCGGGCCGGAGCATGCCTGGCTGCACGACGTGGGCCGGGTGACGTACATCTCCGCCACCGACCGGGAGGCGCTCGACGCCTTCCAGCTCTGCTCCCGGCTGGAGGGAATCCTGCCGGCGCTGGAATCGAGCCACGCCCTCGCCAAGGTCGTCGAGCTCGCGCCGAAGAAGCCGAGGGACCACCTGATGGTCGTCAACATCAGCGGCCGCGGCGACAAGGACGTTCCGCAGATCGCGGAGATTCTGGGCGTGAAGCTGTAG
- a CDS encoding AAA family ATPase: MARTYRPTRLRAPYLRRLWLDEARIVDRAVYPFCLPLFGNPDFSMEFDRAVTIIVGENGVGKSTILEGIAALAGYDEAGGGKGYRPVDHSRAVEAMGGQLAQALRASWLPRVTKGWFFRAESFFTVSRYLDTAALDAGEAPPDFLSHSHGEGFLRFFEERCARQGLYIFDEPESALSPSRQVEFLKLLQRMDRSGHCQVIMATHSPILMAYPGARLLGLTRYGLEPVRLEETRHFRLLREFCLDPELFVAMMLDG, from the coding sequence ATGGCGAGGACCTACCGGCCGACCCGGCTGCGCGCACCTTATCTGAGGCGCCTGTGGCTCGACGAGGCGCGCATCGTCGACCGTGCGGTCTATCCCTTCTGTCTCCCGCTCTTCGGAAACCCGGACTTTTCGATGGAGTTCGACCGCGCCGTCACGATCATCGTCGGCGAGAACGGCGTGGGGAAGTCGACCATCCTTGAGGGGATCGCAGCGCTCGCCGGCTACGACGAGGCCGGCGGCGGAAAGGGCTACCGGCCGGTGGACCATTCCCGGGCCGTCGAGGCGATGGGCGGCCAGCTCGCCCAGGCCCTTCGCGCCAGCTGGCTGCCGCGGGTCACCAAGGGCTGGTTCTTCAGGGCGGAGAGCTTCTTCACGGTCTCGCGCTATCTCGACACCGCAGCGCTCGACGCGGGCGAGGCGCCCCCCGATTTCCTCTCGCATTCCCATGGGGAGGGCTTTCTGCGCTTCTTCGAAGAGCGCTGCGCCAGGCAGGGCCTGTACATCTTCGACGAGCCCGAATCGGCCCTCTCGCCGTCGCGCCAGGTCGAATTCCTCAAGCTGCTGCAAAGGATGGATCGGTCCGGCCACTGTCAGGTGATCATGGCGACCCACTCGCCGATCCTCATGGCCTATCCGGGCGCGCGGCTCCTCGGCCTGACGAGATACGGCCTGGAGCCGGTCCGCCTCGAGGAGACCCGGCATTTCCGCCTGCTGCGGGAATTCTGCCTCGATCCGGAACTCTTCGTCGCGATGATGCTGGACGGCTGA